Proteins encoded together in one Quercus lobata isolate SW786 chromosome 3, ValleyOak3.0 Primary Assembly, whole genome shotgun sequence window:
- the LOC115981489 gene encoding serine/threonine-protein phosphatase PP1 isozyme 2-like, translating to MEQPVLDDIINRLLEVRGRPGKQVQLSESEIRQLCSASREIFLQQPNLLDLQAPIKICGDIHGQYSDLLRLFEYGGLPPNANYLFLGDYVDRGKQSLETICLLLAYKIKYPENFFLLRGNHECASINRIYGFYDECKRRFNVRLWKIFTDCFNCLPVAALIDEKILCMHGGLSPDLHDLDQIRNLQRPTDVPDTGLLCDLLWSDPSKDIKGWGMNDRGVSFTFGDDKVSEFLQKHDLDLICRAHQVVEDGYEFFAERQLVTIFSAPNYCGEFDNAGAMMSVDDTLMCSFQILKPADKSKRFNFGSTTTSKPGNSLAGMNMFGSTTTTKPGNSPTGVKSFLGAM from the exons ATGGAGCAACCAGTTCTGGACGACATCATCAATCGTCTTCTGGAAGTCCGAGGTCGACCGGGCAAGCAGGTCCAGCTCTCCGAGTCCGAGATCCGACAACTCTGTAGCGCTTCCAGAGAGATTTTCTTGCAACAGCCTAACCTGTTGGACCTTCAAGCGCCTATCAAGATTTGTG GTGACATACATGGTCAATATTCTGATCTTTTAAGGCTTTTTGAGTATGGAGGATTACCTCCTAATGCCAACTACTTATTTTTGGGGGATTATGTGGATCGAGGCAAGCAGAGTTTAGAAACAATTTGTCTACTTCTagcatataaaataaaatatcctgAAAACTTTTTCCTCTTGAGGGGAAACCACGAATGTGCTTCGATCAATCGTATATACGGTTTTTACGATGAATGTAAGAGAAGATTTAATGTACGGTTATGGAAGATATTCACAGATTGCTTTAACTGTCTGCCAGTGGCAGCCCTAATTGATGAAAAGATTCTCTGCATGCATGGGGGCCTCTCTCCTGATCTACATGATTTGGATCAGATTAGAAATTTGCAGCGGCCAACTGATGTACCAGACACAGGTTTGCTCTGTGATCTTCTCTGGTCCGATCCCAGTAAAGATATTAAAGGTTGGGGAATGAATGATAGAGGAGTTTCATTTACATTTGGTGATGACAAGGTGTCTGAGTTTCTTCAGAAGCATGATTTGGATCTCATTTGTCGTGCTCACCAG GTTGTAGAGGATGGATATGAGTTCTTTGCTGAGCGACAACTTGTAACTATATTTTCCGCACCTAATTACTGTGGGGAGTTTGACAATGCTGGTGCCATGATGAGTGTGGACGACACGCTAATGTGCTCCTTCCAAATATTAAAGCCTGCAGATAAAAGCAAAAGGTTCAACTTTGGGAGCACAACTACATCTAAACCTGGAAATTCTCTAGCAGGGATGAATATGTTTGGGAGCACGACTACAACTAAGCCTGGAAACTCACCAACTGGAGTCAAG TCCTTCCTTGGGGCAATGTGA
- the LOC115982612 gene encoding uncharacterized protein LOC115982612 — protein MRGGGGGNLSGNYRNPCLTMHQPWASLLVHGIKRIEGRSWPSPIRGRLWIHAASKVPDEATIKAMEDFYREIYAVNGITDLKFPEHYPISRLLGCIEVVGCVRGEELARWEMVPEGVRLEGQTDFCWLCEQPQKLLIPFEMRGYQRVYNLEKKIYEAAVRGLVSVEGPLPVKFPLPNPQDPFSLKPGSISVEFPKSKASDIEKSSSVSAAIAGARAAATQFTKKDENLSMVIMNSTPDTVRTDQSTSKSLKEDAMLDTNINERSSNDGTLVSNDKEQSFLPKCEASSSRNKTPAGVEHGGPHKIFAASLRGLKPS, from the exons AtgagaggaggaggaggaggaaacCTTTCTGGGAACTACAGAAACCCATGTCTTACAATGCACCAGCCCTGGGCTTCACTGcttgttcatggcatcaaaCGCATTGAAGGCAGGTCATGGCCTTCTCCAATCAGAG GCCGCCTTTGGATTCATGCTGCAAGTAAGGTTCCAGATGAGGCTACAATCAAAGCAATGGAGGATTTCTACCGGGAAATTTATGCAGTGAATGGAATTACTGATCTTAAGTTTCCAGAGCATTATCCAATTTCAAGATTATTAG GGTGCATCGAAGTGGTTGGATGTGTTAGAGGTGAAGAACTAGCACGCTGGGAGATGGTACCCGAAGGG GTGAGGCTAGAAGGACAGACTGATTTTTGTTGGCTTTGTGAACAGCCACAG AAATTGCTGATTCCTTTTGAGATGCGAGGATACCAACGTGTATATAACTTGGAAAAGAAG ATATATGAGGCTGCAGTTAGAGGTCTTGTTTCAGTTGAAGGTCCACTGCCAGTGAAATTTCCACTTCCAAATCCACAAGATCCATTTTCCCTGAAGCCAGGATCTATCTCTGTTGAATTCCCTAAATCTAAAGCATCTGACATAGAAAAATCATCAAGCGTCAGTGCTGCCATAGCTGGTGCACGAGCAGCAGCTACACAGTTCacaaaaaaagatgaaaatctCTCAATGGTGATCATGAACAGTACACCTGATACTGTAAGGACTGATCAATCAACAAGCAAATCATTGAAAGAGGATGCAATGCTAGACACTAATATTAATGAAAGATCATCTAATGATGGGACTTTGGTGTCAAATGACAAGGAGCAAAGTTTCCTCCCTAAGTGTGAGGCAAGTAGTAGCCGTAATAAGACACCTGCAGGTGTGGAACATGGGGGACCTCATAAG